In Phragmites australis chromosome 16, lpPhrAust1.1, whole genome shotgun sequence, one DNA window encodes the following:
- the LOC133896437 gene encoding cinnamoyl-CoA reductase 1-like, with protein MTVVDVASAGAPAAAVQLANRQTVCVTGAAGYIASWLVKRLLEKGYTVKGTVRNPDDPKNAHLKALDGAAERLILCKADLLDYDAICRAVQGCQGVFHTASPVTDDPEQMVEPAVRGTEYVINAAAEASTVRRVVFTSSIGAVTMDPNRGPDVVVDESCWSDLEFCKKTRNWYCYGKAVAEQAAWEAARQRGVDLVVVNPVLVVGPLLQPTVNASIAHILKYLDGSASKFANAVQAYVDVRDVADAHLRVFEAPGANGRYLCAERVLHREDVVRILAKLFPEYPVPTRCSDEVNPRKQPYKMSNQKLRDLGLEFRPVSQSLYDTVKSLQEKGHLPVLSEQTEPEEAPAAELQGGITIQA; from the exons ATGACGGTCGTCGACGTCGCCTCCGCCGGCGCCCCTGCTGCCGCGGTGCAGCTGGCGAACAGGCAGACCGTGTGCGTCACCGGCGCGGCCGGGTACATCGCGTCGTGGCTGGTCAAGCGGCTGCTCGAGAAGGGATACACTGTTAAGGGCACCGTCAGGAACCCAG ATGACCCGAAGAACGCGCACCTGAAGGCCCTGGACGGCGCCGCCGAGCGGCTGATCCTCTGCAAGGCCGACCTCCTCGACTATGACGCCATCTGCCGCGCCGTGCAGGGCTGCCAGGGTGTCTTCCACACCGCGTCCCCCGTCACCGACGATCCC gagcAAATGGTGGAGCCGGCGGTGCGGGGCACGGAGTACGTGATcaacgcggcggcggaggccagCACGGTGCGGCGGGTGGTGTTCACGTCGTCGATCGGCGCCGTCACCATGGACCCCAACCGCGGGCCCGACGTGGTCGTCGACGAGTCGTGCTGGAGCGACCTCGAGTTCTGCAAGAAAACCAGG AACTGGTACTGCTACGGCAAGGCGGTGGCGGAGCAGGCGGCGTGGGAGGCGGCGCGGCAGCGCGGCGTGGACCTGGTGGTGGTGAACCCGGTGCTGGTGGTCGGCCCGCTGCTGCAGCCGACGGTGAACGCCAGCATCGCGCACATTCTCAAGTACCTGGACGGCTCCGCCAGCAAGTTCGCCAACGCCGTCCAGGCCTACGTCGACGTCCGCGACGTCGCCGACGCGCACCTCCGCGTCTTTGAGGCCCCGGGCGCCAACGGCCGCTACCTCTGCGCCGAGCGCGTCCTCCACCGCGAGGACGTCGTCCGCATCCTTGCCAAGCTCTTCCCCGAGTACCCCGTCCCCACTAG GTGCTCCGACGAGGTGAACCCGAGGAAGCAACCGTACAAGATGTCGAACCAGAAGCTCCGGGACCTGGGGCTGGAGTTCCGGCCGGTGAGCCAGTCCCTGTACGACACGGTGAAGAGCCTCCAGGAGAAGGGCCACCTGCCGGTGCTCTCTGAGCAGACCGAGCCGGAGGAGGCCCCCGCCGCCGAGCTGCAGGGAGGAATCACCATCCAAGCGTGA
- the LOC133894777 gene encoding uncharacterized protein LOC133894777 — MPRMIKARYHLGPAHPQPFPFRKGNSPNKSPTPPQPTMSTAADADADYDRRSDGSVMPDVLAKGREACYKARDAFYACVEKHADKKHTEIATIGLLYPADCKKSRANFVSSCRPTWVKHFDRQYCAKKRVHRLLDGDEDRRGPISLPQPYTFKQ, encoded by the exons ATGCCACGTATGATTAAG GCCCGCTACCACCTCGGGCCGGCCCACCCGCAACCTTTCCCCTTCCGCAAGGGAAACTCCCCAAACAAATCCCCCACCCCTCCGCAGCCGACGATGTCCACCGCCgcggacgccgacgccgactACGACCGCCGCTCCGACGGATCCGTCATGCCTGACGTCCTTGCCAAGGGCCGCGAGGCCTGCTACAAG GCACGGGACGCCTTCTACGCATGCGTGGAGAAGCACGCGGACAAGAAGCACACCGAGATCGCCACCATAGGGCTCCTCTACCCCGCCGACTGCAAGAAGTCCCGCGCCAACTTCGTCAGCAGCTGCCGCCCCACCTGG GTGAAGCACTTCGACCGGCAGTACTGCGCCAAGAAGCGGGTGCATAGGCTGCTCGACGGCGACGAGGACCGCCGGGGCCCCATCTCGCTCCCGCAGCCCTACACCTTCAAGCAATAG